One genomic segment of Drosophila willistoni isolate 14030-0811.24 chromosome 2R unlocalized genomic scaffold, UCI_dwil_1.1 Seg200, whole genome shotgun sequence includes these proteins:
- the LOC6643539 gene encoding succinate dehydrogenase assembly factor 4, mitochondrial, translating into MNRFCQALKTKIWKRINLFSFQLRASNTNVNLKPQLNDTENVEQKLQMDEPGKCNFPPSERYLKFKEKLRSEAPLADLPKGAAHPAHEKEPLQPWPNNTNPYTGEIGGPAGPEPTRYGDWERKGRVTDF; encoded by the coding sequence ATGAATCGTTTTTGCCAAGCTCTAAAGACCAAAATATGGAAACGCATAAatctattttcatttcaacTTAGAGCAAGCAATACCAATGTTAATTTGAAACCACAATTAAACGACACCGAAAATGTAGAACAGAAATTACAGATGGATGAGCCAGGGAAGTGCAATTTTCCACCCAGTGAGcgatatttgaaatttaaggAGAAACTACGTTCCGAGGCGCCACTTGCAGATCTTCCCAAAGGAGCAGCACATCCGGCTCATGAGAAAGAGCCGCTCCAACCTTGGCCGAATAATACAAATCCTTATACTGGAGAAATCGGTGGACCAGCGGGACCCGAACCCACGCGCTACGGTGACTGGGAACGCAAGGGGCGGGTCACGGATTTCTAG